The DNA region CAAGAACGCTCGAGATCGAATACAGAAAAGCCTTCAGGAAGTGCAGATTCCATCCATTCAGATAAATGTGAAGCCTTTTCTTCATACTTTAAGCAAGTAAGCTTTAAAAGTCTTTCAGCCTCAAGCTTTGAAGGTGCATTAAAGATATCTCTAATATCTTGAGCTACTTCTGAGCGCATAGCTTTCTTAGGGACATAAGCACCAGCATTTTGCTGTAAGTGAAATTGACATCTCTGCCATGGGATAGAACCAAATACAGTCTTTAACGCTGCTTTTAGGCCCGAATGACTATCACTGGTAATCATCTTGAGGCCATGGAGTCCTCGAGCATTCAATGACAGAAAAAAGTTCCTCCAATGAACTTCCGCTTCACTTAAAGAAACACTTGTTCCGAGGACTGAACGTTTTCCTGATTCATCTATTCCATAGGCAATAAGTAAAGCACAATCTCGAACAGTCTTATCTACTCTAACCTTCTCGTATCTCGCATCCACCAAAAGATAAGAATATTTACCTAAAGGACGGTTGCGCCACTTTTCTAAACTCTCATCTAGCTCAGTTACCACACGGGATACCTGTGATTTACTTACAGATAGACCACACATTTTCTCTAAAAGTTTAGTCACCTTTCTAGTCGATGTCCCCTGAATATAACTCTCTGCCATAGCTGTCATTAAAGCTCGTTCACTTCGCAAGCCTTTCTCCAAAGAACTTGGATAAAAATCAATTTCACCTCTGACTTGAGGGATATTAAGCTTCATTGCTCCAAGTCGAGTGTTTACAGTTTTATTTTTATAGCCATTAGCATAACCCAAGCGACTTTCATTACGTTCATATGGATCAGCTTCAAGAGAATTACTTCTCTCCACTTTCATCGCTTCATTTAATAAAACTCTCATCGCTTCAAGCATTCCGCTTTCGCCGTTTTCTGTAACTTGTTGGATCATTTCTAATAAGACGCTACTGTTTTCTTGTGTAGAGTGGTGCATAATAATTCCTTGTGGGTTGTTTTGGTACAACACCACTCTGCATCTTCTTTACCCCGAGTTACAAACAACTTCCTCAATTTCGCTCCGACGAGAAAGTTCCCATTCTCGCGAAGTCTCGGAAGCTATTCATAACTCTTAAAGTAGAGCAATAGCAGAATTTACAGAAAATTTGGGACACTACCCTTGTAGCGGAGAACATAAGCTTAAAAAAGAAGCGTGGCCTGATCTAAATGGAGGCTGGGTTAGCCAAGAAATCCGAGATCAGGTCGTGAAATATCTGTGTGTTTGGCATGAGCGTACGCATGTAAACCTTCGTAGTATGCTCAAATCTTTAGATCTTCATCCGAGTAAATTTTATCAATGGAAAGGGCGAGAAGGAAAAGAGAATCAACACAATGGTATACAACCGAAAGATTTTTGGCTTACTGAAGCTGAAAGACATGCCGTAATTGAGTATTATCAGTCTCATCGTAGAGAAGGCTATCGAGCAGTTACTTACATGATGATTGATGAAGATATTGCGTATATGAGCAGTTCCTCTGTTTATCGTATTTTATCAGGAGCTGGCCTCATGCGTACTAAAAGTATTAAGAAATCTAAGAAAGGAAATGGTTTCGAACAGCCACTTCAGGCTCATGAGCACTGGCATACTGATATATCCTATGTGAAGGTCAATAAAAGATTTTATTTCTTTATTGGTGTTTTAGATGGTTATAGTCGTTGTTTACTTCATTGGGAGATTCGTGAATCAATGAATGAACAGGATGCCGAAATCGTAGTCAAAAGAGCGTTAGAGAAGTACCCACAGGCAAGACCTAGGATTATTACTGATAATGGTTCTCAATACACGGGCCAGGAGTTTAAGAAATTCATAGCCTTCCATGGTCTTACTCACGTACGGACTTCACCATATTATCCTCAGAGCAATGGCAAGATCGAACGCTTCCATTTTACTTTGAAGGCAGGTACTATCCGGCCTCAAGTACCTTTGAGTGTCGAAGATGCTAGAAGAGTTGTCTCACAGTATGTTGAGTACTACAATAACACTCGTCTTCATAGTGCCATTGGATTTATTGCTCCCATGGATAAACTCATGGGAAACGATGTGATTATTGTGCAAGAAAGAAAAACGAAACTTGCTGATGCCAAAGCTCGTAGATTAGAGCTCTTTGCAGAAGCTTCATAAACAAGTAATGTAACAAAACCCAGCTAAGAGAAATAGGCCAACTGTCTAATTCCCTCTGGAGCAGCACATATTTTTGCCGACCAGGATAAAAAGAAGAAAATTATAAAAAAAATAAAGCAGAAAACGACTAAGAAAGGTCCTGCTAATAACAAAGGAAATAACAAAGGAAATAACAACAAAAATAATAACAACAATCACAATAAAAAAGAACAAAAACGTGATGTTAATCTTACGGGTAAAATCACCACCCATGAAGATAATGGTACAGTCAATTATCGACTCGTTTCTAACAAAGTTTATTCAGTTTCCAGAAGTCTAGAAGATAAAGTCGAACCCTATTTGAATAGAAAGGTGAGTGTTTCAGCCACTGTTTATGATGATAGAATTGTGGAAATTAAACTTATAAAACAAGTTCAAAATAAAGAACAAGCTAAGAGTAAATAATTCGCTTGAAAAAGCTCATTCTAAGAGAGTGAATATTACTTATGAGTAATAGGAGCCGTTAAATAGAAACGGTTAATATTCGCTTGAATTATATCGCCATCTTCTCGTTCTAATATATAGAAGCCCTCCATGGTGCCGAAAGGTGTGTCTAAAATTGAAAAGCTGGTATACTTGTAGGACTCACCTGGTGCAATAAAAGGCATCTCTCCAACGACACCTTCACCGCGAATAATTTTGTCTTCGCCATCAGAGTTAATAATTTTCCACATTCTCGAACGAAGGGTCACGCCAACTTTAGATTGATTGACAATAGTAATTTCGTAAGAGAATAAAAAACGCTTTTCTTTTTCCGAAGAATGATAAGGCTGATAAACTGGATCAGCAATAATCTTTATTCCCTCTGTAATATTTTCTGACGATACTTTATTCACAACGCGTTCCTTTGTTTAGCATGTATCAATATATTCCATAATAAATACTTTCTAAAAAGAAATAACTACTTATCTCAAAAAAAGCAAAAGAAAGTTCTTCATCAAAAAATATGTTTTCTGTCTATTATATAAGAGTATTATGTTTATTTAATATTTAGTATATATAGAGCCTGTTAATAGTGTGGATAAGTTTTTATTTAGTTAATTATTAATGATTTATACAAAAAAATACTTGTTGATGGTATTGTTAATTAGTGTTGTTTATATTTGTTCGTAAGTCCTAATTCCATTTCTCCACAAAGTTATCAATAAAGTTTTTAACATTATCAACAGTTATTATGGACAGGTTTTGAACATCCCTCTGTTAATAACTTTTTTTAGCTTTAAGAAGCTTTATTGAATTTTATCTTCATCACTAAGTTAGCGTTTTCCTTAGTATTTATATACCATCTTATTTAGCTATATGTAAAGACAGGAGTAATTTTTTTAATAATATAAAAAATTAACTAGGTAAAAAATGCTTTTAATTAAAGAATTGGATAAAAGTAAAGTCGGTGAATCAATTAGTTTAGCTGGTTGGCTAAGAACTAAACGAGATTCTAAGGGTGGCTTTTCTTTTTTAGAAATTAATGATGGTTCATCTTTTAAAGGGATTCAGGTAATTGCAGATCAAAATTTAGATAATTATGATGATGTGAAATCACTCCACACCGGAGCTTCATTAAAGCTTACGGGAAAACTTGTAGAATCACCGGGTAAAGGTCAATCTTTTGAGCTCCAAGCGGAGTCCATATTAATTTATGGAAATACGGATCAATCTTACCTTTTACAGAAGGGAAGAATTAATTTTGAAACTCTGAGGGAGTCAGCACATTTACGTTGCCGAACGAATAGCATTGGTGCAGTTATGCGCGTGCGCAATCAATTGAGCAAAGCGACACATGACTTCTTTCAAAACCGTCATTTTTTAAATTTACATACACCTATTATAACAGCTTCCGATTGTGAAGGTGCTGGCCAGATGTTCCAAGTCACGACTTTAGATATGGATAAGCCACCAAAAAATGACTTAAACAAAGTAGATTATAAGAAAGATTTTTTTGGTAAAAAGACTCATCTTACGGTAAGTGGTCAACTCAATGGAGAAACTTATGCTTGTGGCTTGGGCAGAATTTATACTTTTGGACCCACTTTTAGAGCGGAAAATTCGAATACTTCTCGGCATTTAAGTGAGTTCTGGATGGTGGAACCCGAGGCGGCTTTTTTTGAACTCGAAGAAAATGCGGACTTAGCAAGAGATTACCTTAAGTATTGTTTCAAGAGTGTTTTAGAAACGAGTGCAGATGATTTAGAATTCTTTGATCAAAGAATTGAGAAGGGAATCATCACTAAGTTAGAAACTTTATCTGATGCAGAATTTACTAGAATTACTTATACTGAAGCGGTTAAACTTTTAGAGAAGACGGATAAAAAATTCGAGTTTCCAGTAAAATGGGGAATAGACCTTCAGAGTGAACACGAACGTTATTTGACTGAAGAAATTTTTAAACAACCTGTGATTGTGACTGATTATCCAAAAGATATTAAAGCCTTTTACATGAAGCTCAATGATGATGAGAAAACTGTACGTGCGCTGGATGTATTATGTCCGCAAATTGGTGAAATTATTGGCGGGAGTCAGCGAGAAGAAAATTTAGATTTACTTTTAAATCGAATGAAAACTCTAGATTTAAATCCAGAAGACTACTCTTGGTATCTAGATTTGCGTCGTTATGGCTCGGTTCCTCACTCAGGTTTTGGTTTAGGTTTTGAAAGACTGGTTCAATTTTGTACAGGAATGAGCAATATTCGTGATGTCATTCCCTTTCCGCGCACGCCCAAAAATGCCAAATTTTAAGAATAAATATAATTGTATAGTCATAAGGAAAGTCATTTGAATAATGATTTTTTAGAAATGAAAGCTTGGATAAAAAAGTACCCCATTCAAGCACTTTTATTCATGCTGGCTTTTCTAGCTTATCCATTAGTTTTAGTTTCTCCTCAGGGCCTGACTTTATTTCGCGAAGTATTTATGTTTCGCTTACCCATGGAACTTTTAATGTCTGGCTTGAGTTTAGCCTGGATTATAAAAAATAGTGATAAGTTCAAACTAAAAAGTTTACCTTCTTATCTAACGATGGCTTTTGTAGGCTCGGTTCTATTGAGTTATTTAATAAATCAATCGCATGGAATTGATCTATTAATGAGTCTTAACTTCATCTTAGTCATGAACTGTGTAGCAGTGAGTTTTAGTGAGGATAAATATAGATCTGGTGGCTTGTTTTTTGTTTCTGCTTTATTCTCTTTGATTTTATTAATGAACCTCATTCATTATTTTGTTTTTAATTCAAGAGTTGGTATAGCAGGAAATCAGAACTGGTTTTCAGCTATTTTGTGCACGAGTTTTCCTTTTTTTATTCATTTTATCTATTCAAATATTAAGCATAAAGCCTTGTCTTATGGCTTACTTTCATTTGTAGGAATTCTAACTTTTAGAGCTCTTTTGGTGGCTTCTTCGAGAGCGAGTTTTTTAGCCTTAGCCTTATTAATATTTTTCTTATTAATAAGGAAGTTAAATGGAAAATTAAAGCTCATAATCTTGTTAGCTCTCTTTTGTGTTCCCGTATTAGTTCCAAAGCTATTTCCCGAAAAGTATGAGAAGTTCCTGATTAATGATATAAGAAAAGAGTTGTGGACCAGCAATGCCTATGTAATAAAGGATAATTTACTTGGAGTTGGCCAAGGAAACTTCAAAAAATCCTTCACAAATTATACTCAAGAAGGCTATAAAAAACATCTCATTAATTCTGATGAAACTACTCATCCTCACAATCAATTTATACTGGTGGCGATAGAAGATGGTTTGATAGCCTGTTTAGCACTTATGTTGATTTGTTTATTTTTGTTAAATAGATCAAAAAATGCAGATAGAGATGAATGGCCCTTTTTAGCAGCCTTTTTCATTTTATTGATACAAGGATTTTTCGATAAAGTTTTAAGCATGCCTCCCATGTCAATGACCATGGGCTTATGCGCTGCTTATTTATGGCGAAATGAAGTGAGTTTCAAAGTTTGCGATGGCTGCCCAAACAGGAAAAAATACTTAACTTATGCCTCGTATGCATTTACTGCCCTCTTATCTTTCTTATTTATTCGAGATAGCTTAGCTCAATTAAAATACCGAGAAGCTTTTATCATTTTTAAAGATGCTAAAACTGAGAACTATACTGAAGGTCGTCAGTTATTAGAAGATGCAGTGAAGTATAGAGCTCGAGACCTAGATTATAAATACACTCTTATGCGAGCTTATGGTCAGTCTTTAAATTTACCTGAAGAAGCCCTAAAAATAGCTTTAGAAATCAGCGAAATTTCTCCCAGTTATAAACGCATCAATCGCCACTTGGCTAATTTTTATACAATGAAAGGTGATTCAGCTAAAGTTGAGTTTTATAGAGAAAAAGATTTTTACGATTTTCCTTGGGACCTCAATTCAATTATTGAGCTCATTAATACAAAAATTAGTTTAGGCAAGACTCAAGAAATCGATGAATTAGTCAAAGAACTAAAAACGGTTACTGAAGATAGATTTTTAGCTTACTCAAAATATTATTTCGCTGATTTAGATGAATTTAGAAATCAATGGCAAAAGCAAGATACTTACAAGAAGTGGTACACATATACTGAAATTCGATTACGTGCTTTACAGTTTGATGAAGCTACGGATAAATTTTTTAATATGTCTAATAAGTATCCCGAGTTAAAATCCTATTATAATTATGGTTTCAATAAGTTAGGTGCTGAATTTTGGTTAGAAATGCAGAAGTTAAATAAGCTTTTTTCTAATCAATCTATAGATGAGATTTTTAATGAATTTAAAAATAAATATGAGATAGATAATAGTTTAAAATACAGTTCTCCAAAAATATCATTAAAGCAGAAGAAGCTATCTTCAGTTTCTTATTATAGTTTGCTTGCAGTAGTTCTAAGACAAAAAGGAATTTTGAGTTCACTGATGATAAAAGGAAATGATTGTTTAGGCTTAGTTTATATAGAAAATGGTCAAACAAAAGTTTTTGATACTAGGAGCAGAGCTTTAAATGAAACGGATAAAAAAGTAGATTTATATAGCTTTTATTATCCCCAAAACTGCTCTCTAAGAAATTACCTATTATCGACTATCTTAAATAGTGATGATAAGTTTTATGAACTCTCACCCTGGCCTATTATTGATATAATTAAGTTTAACCAAATGAGTGGTCTGAAGGTAAAATCTGTATTGCCCCATCCTTTTGCTGAAATGAATGAAAAGCTAAAGTAAAATGTTTTGGAAAAAGCACAGTTCTCAACTGAGTGATGCTCATTGTCATTTATTAGATTATGAAGAATTACCAGAAGTAAGTGTGCCAACTTTTTGTGTAACAACTCGGCCTGAGCAATTTTGCGAAGCTCGCAAATTAGCTGAACAAAATTCTTTAATCACTGCGGGTTTGGGGCTTTTTCCCCTTTATATAAAAGATGAAATTGAAGATTTAAAGGCTTTTGAAAAACAATTGGAATTGACTCGTTTCATTGGTGAAGTTGGCTTAGATTTCACAGTTGAAGAAGATTTGCGAAATAGGCAAATCAAAGTTTTTGAGAGAATTATTGACTTAGCCGAAGCAAAAGGAAATTGTGTTTTGAGCCTTCATTCGCGTCGATCAGCTGAAAAAGTTATGGAAATGATCCAATCTCGGAAGGCGACTTTTATCCTGCATTGGTATTCTGGCCCTTTAGATTTACTCAAAAATTTAAGAGAAAATATTTATATATCTTTAAACCCAGCAATGATTAAATCTCGTACGGGTAAAAAGATTTTGAGAACGATTGATTTATCTCATGTGCTTTTGGAATCAGATGCTCCCTACGTCAAAATGAATGATGGTCAGTATGGTTCTCAATTGACGTCTCGAGTGGTTGATTCACTCTCATTGATTCGAGGTATTCCCGCCGAGGAAATTTTGAAAAAAATTAAGGAGAATTATCAGAAAATATTTACTTAAACCTCTTCATTTTCAAAAAAGCTAAGGTTTTTTTGAGCTTAACTAACAAGTTTGAGCTTGTGTGCTAAATTACGCGCGAATTTTTTATAAGCTTAAGGAAACTAATATGTTGAGTTCAAAAGAGATTAGACAAAGTTATTTTGATTTTTTTAAATCGAAACAACACACTCTGGTATCTTCGGCAAGTTTAATGCCGGATAGTCCAAACCTACTTTTTACTAATGCTGGTATGAATCAGTTTGTTCCCATCTTTTTGGGTGAAAAAAAGTGTCCCTACACTCCTGGAAGAGCAACAGATACACAAAAATGTATTCGTGCAGGCGGTAAGCACAATGACTTGGAAGATGTGGGTATGGATACTTACCACCACACTTTCTTTGAGATGTTGGGCAACTGGTCTTTTAATGATTACTTCAAAAAAGAAGCTATTGAATACGCTTGGGAATACTTAACTAAAGTTTGTAAGATTCCTAAAGAACGTCTTTATGCAACAGTTTATCAACCAGATAAATCTAGTGGTGATCCGGCTGATTTTGACCAAGAAGCTTACGATATTTGGGCAGATATTTTTAAGGCTGATGGTTTAGATCCAAAAGTTCACATTGTGAATGGCGATAAAAAAGATAACTTCTGGATGATGGGTGAAACGGGTCCTTGCGGTCCTTGTACTGAACTTCACATCGATTTGACTCCAGCTGGAGATACAAAAGGTTCCTTAGTTAATATGGATACTGATAAATGTATCGAAATTTGGAACTTGGTTTTCATTCAAATGAATGCGAATCCAGACGGAACTTTCTCAGATCTACCGACTAAAAATGTCGATACGGGTATGGGTTTTGAACGTTTAGCTTCAATTATTTTGAACACTAAAAATTTCACCGATTTCAACGGTATTATTTCTAATTATGAAACAGATATCTTTACGCCTATCTTTGATAAGTTGACTGATATTTCTGGTAAAAAATACACATCTACTCTTCCTGAAAAAAATGAATTAGGTTATTTTGTCGCTGCTAACGATCAGGAAATGGTCGATATTGCTTTCCGCGTTATTGCCGATCACATTCGTACGCTTTCTTTCTCTATTGCCGATGGTATTCAGCCTGGTAATGGCGACCGTAATTATGTTTTACGTCGCATACTTCGTCGCGCAGTTCGCTATGGTCGCACTATTGGTTTGGAGAAACCTTTCTTCTATGAGTTAGTTGATACTTTGGCTGATCAAATGGGAGAAATTTTCCCTGAATTAGCGAAAGGTCGTCAACACGTTAAGACTGTGATTAAGAGTGAAGAAGAAGCTTTCAATAGAACTTTAGATCGTGGTATCAATCTTTTTGAAAGTGAAATTTCTAAGCTCAAAAAAGGCGATAGCATTTCTGCTGCTTTTGCTTTCCGTTTAGCTGATGAACAAGGTTTCCCGCTCGATTTAACTGAATTGATGGCGCGTGAACAAGGTTATAAAGTTGATGTAGATGGTTTTGAAAAGTTGATGAATGAACAGCGTGATCGCGCTCGTGCGGCTCAAAAGAAAGAAATCATTTCACTCTCCGAAATCAAAACAACTGAGCCAACTGAGTTCATTGGATATGAAGAAGACAATTCAAATGAAGCTCAAGTTAAAGAAGTTATCAAAATGAAAAATGGCTTAGCAGTTATTTTTGATTCCTCAGTATGTTACCCAGAAATGGGTGGTCAAGTGGGTGATAGCGGAACGATTGCGGCTGGTGGTAAACTTTATCAAATTAAAGATACCCAGAAAAATGGTGATGCAACGCTTCATTACTTAGTGGGCGATGAAGCTCCTGAAGAAGGCGAAA from Lentisphaera araneosa HTCC2155 includes:
- a CDS encoding TatD family hydrolase: MFWKKHSSQLSDAHCHLLDYEELPEVSVPTFCVTTRPEQFCEARKLAEQNSLITAGLGLFPLYIKDEIEDLKAFEKQLELTRFIGEVGLDFTVEEDLRNRQIKVFERIIDLAEAKGNCVLSLHSRRSAEKVMEMIQSRKATFILHWYSGPLDLLKNLRENIYISLNPAMIKSRTGKKILRTIDLSHVLLESDAPYVKMNDGQYGSQLTSRVVDSLSLIRGIPAEEILKKIKENYQKIFT
- a CDS encoding IS256 family transposase, translated to MHHSTQENSSVLLEMIQQVTENGESGMLEAMRVLLNEAMKVERSNSLEADPYERNESRLGYANGYKNKTVNTRLGAMKLNIPQVRGEIDFYPSSLEKGLRSERALMTAMAESYIQGTSTRKVTKLLEKMCGLSVSKSQVSRVVTELDESLEKWRNRPLGKYSYLLVDARYEKVRVDKTVRDCALLIAYGIDESGKRSVLGTSVSLSEAEVHWRNFFLSLNARGLHGLKMITSDSHSGLKAALKTVFGSIPWQRCQFHLQQNAGAYVPKKAMRSEVAQDIRDIFNAPSKLEAERLLKLTCLKYEEKASHLSEWMESALPEGFSVFDLERSCWTKLRTTNMVERQNREILRRTRTVSIFPNEASLLRLASAILMELDETWIATKRVYLSV
- a CDS encoding IS3 family transposase, translated to MKYLCVWHERTHVNLRSMLKSLDLHPSKFYQWKGREGKENQHNGIQPKDFWLTEAERHAVIEYYQSHRREGYRAVTYMMIDEDIAYMSSSSVYRILSGAGLMRTKSIKKSKKGNGFEQPLQAHEHWHTDISYVKVNKRFYFFIGVLDGYSRCLLHWEIRESMNEQDAEIVVKRALEKYPQARPRIITDNGSQYTGQEFKKFIAFHGLTHVRTSPYYPQSNGKIERFHFTLKAGTIRPQVPLSVEDARRVVSQYVEYYNNTRLHSAIGFIAPMDKLMGNDVIIVQERKTKLADAKARRLELFAEAS
- the alaS gene encoding alanine--tRNA ligase, giving the protein MLSSKEIRQSYFDFFKSKQHTLVSSASLMPDSPNLLFTNAGMNQFVPIFLGEKKCPYTPGRATDTQKCIRAGGKHNDLEDVGMDTYHHTFFEMLGNWSFNDYFKKEAIEYAWEYLTKVCKIPKERLYATVYQPDKSSGDPADFDQEAYDIWADIFKADGLDPKVHIVNGDKKDNFWMMGETGPCGPCTELHIDLTPAGDTKGSLVNMDTDKCIEIWNLVFIQMNANPDGTFSDLPTKNVDTGMGFERLASIILNTKNFTDFNGIISNYETDIFTPIFDKLTDISGKKYTSTLPEKNELGYFVAANDQEMVDIAFRVIADHIRTLSFSIADGIQPGNGDRNYVLRRILRRAVRYGRTIGLEKPFFYELVDTLADQMGEIFPELAKGRQHVKTVIKSEEEAFNRTLDRGINLFESEISKLKKGDSISAAFAFRLADEQGFPLDLTELMAREQGYKVDVDGFEKLMNEQRDRARAAQKKEIISLSEIKTTEPTEFIGYEEDNSNEAQVKEVIKMKNGLAVIFDSSVCYPEMGGQVGDSGTIAAGGKLYQIKDTQKNGDATLHYLVGDEAPEEGEKVIVSYDIERRDKIRKNHTATHLLHKALQDLLGEHVEQKGSLVAADYLRFDFSHHQGLKADEIEKLELLINEKVILNSAVETHLKNIDEAKAMGAMALFGEKYDDDVRVVKIDDFSLELCGGTHVKRTGDIGLFKITSEGSVSAGIRRIEAITGMDAVKYALNSNKVLQGLAGDLKCKVDTIPERVDKLSSNAKSLQKELDEAKSKLVALEADSLLEKAEEINGIKVLMLKVDNDAATLKDMTHSLRKKIGSGIVVFASSANGKVVLTSGVSDDLTKQGFKAGEIVSIAAKQVGGGGGGAPTFAQAGGRMPEAIPSAFKAVKELIESK
- the apaG gene encoding Co2+/Mg2+ efflux protein ApaG; protein product: MNKVSSENITEGIKIIADPVYQPYHSSEKEKRFLFSYEITIVNQSKVGVTLRSRMWKIINSDGEDKIIRGEGVVGEMPFIAPGESYKYTSFSILDTPFGTMEGFYILEREDGDIIQANINRFYLTAPITHK
- the asnS gene encoding asparagine--tRNA ligase gives rise to the protein MLLIKELDKSKVGESISLAGWLRTKRDSKGGFSFLEINDGSSFKGIQVIADQNLDNYDDVKSLHTGASLKLTGKLVESPGKGQSFELQAESILIYGNTDQSYLLQKGRINFETLRESAHLRCRTNSIGAVMRVRNQLSKATHDFFQNRHFLNLHTPIITASDCEGAGQMFQVTTLDMDKPPKNDLNKVDYKKDFFGKKTHLTVSGQLNGETYACGLGRIYTFGPTFRAENSNTSRHLSEFWMVEPEAAFFELEENADLARDYLKYCFKSVLETSADDLEFFDQRIEKGIITKLETLSDAEFTRITYTEAVKLLEKTDKKFEFPVKWGIDLQSEHERYLTEEIFKQPVIVTDYPKDIKAFYMKLNDDEKTVRALDVLCPQIGEIIGGSQREENLDLLLNRMKTLDLNPEDYSWYLDLRRYGSVPHSGFGLGFERLVQFCTGMSNIRDVIPFPRTPKNAKF
- a CDS encoding O-antigen ligase family protein: MNNDFLEMKAWIKKYPIQALLFMLAFLAYPLVLVSPQGLTLFREVFMFRLPMELLMSGLSLAWIIKNSDKFKLKSLPSYLTMAFVGSVLLSYLINQSHGIDLLMSLNFILVMNCVAVSFSEDKYRSGGLFFVSALFSLILLMNLIHYFVFNSRVGIAGNQNWFSAILCTSFPFFIHFIYSNIKHKALSYGLLSFVGILTFRALLVASSRASFLALALLIFFLLIRKLNGKLKLIILLALFCVPVLVPKLFPEKYEKFLINDIRKELWTSNAYVIKDNLLGVGQGNFKKSFTNYTQEGYKKHLINSDETTHPHNQFILVAIEDGLIACLALMLICLFLLNRSKNADRDEWPFLAAFFILLIQGFFDKVLSMPPMSMTMGLCAAYLWRNEVSFKVCDGCPNRKKYLTYASYAFTALLSFLFIRDSLAQLKYREAFIIFKDAKTENYTEGRQLLEDAVKYRARDLDYKYTLMRAYGQSLNLPEEALKIALEISEISPSYKRINRHLANFYTMKGDSAKVEFYREKDFYDFPWDLNSIIELINTKISLGKTQEIDELVKELKTVTEDRFLAYSKYYFADLDEFRNQWQKQDTYKKWYTYTEIRLRALQFDEATDKFFNMSNKYPELKSYYNYGFNKLGAEFWLEMQKLNKLFSNQSIDEIFNEFKNKYEIDNSLKYSSPKISLKQKKLSSVSYYSLLAVVLRQKGILSSLMIKGNDCLGLVYIENGQTKVFDTRSRALNETDKKVDLYSFYYPQNCSLRNYLLSTILNSDDKFYELSPWPIIDIIKFNQMSGLKVKSVLPHPFAEMNEKLK